GGGGGCAGAGATGCGGGAAACGGTGACGCGGGGCTCCGCGAACAGCGAGTACTGGTTCCACGAGGGTTGCCACATCCTGGAGTTCTCCAACCGACCGGAGGATCCGGCGGTCTCCATCACCCGCGCCCGCGTGGCACCCGGCGGGACCACCCGCTGGCATCGCCTCCACGGCATCACCGAACGCTACCTGGTACTGGAGGGCGCGGGCCTGGTGGAGGTGGGTGAGGGGCTGAGGGAGGCCGTGGGCCCCGGGGACACGGTCCATATCCCGCCCCTGGTACGCCAGCGCATCACCAACACCGGTGATACCGATCTGGTGTTCCTGGCCATCTGCACGCCCCGTTTCGAGGAGACCGCCTACGAGGCCTTGTGAATCGCTGGCCGGCTGCCGGGAGCAACCGACCTGCGGGCAGGTCGCCGCCGCAAGCCACTTGCGGTCGGCCGCGCCCTGTCCGCAGAATGCGGCAATGAACACCCTTCTTCCCCCCTTCAGGGAGCTGCTGGAACGGCTCATCGCCCTGCCCTCGGTGAGCAGTGCCGACGGGCGCCTGGACATGTCCAACCGGCGGGTGATCCACTTGCTGGCGGGGTGGCTGGGGGACCTGGGCTTCCGGGTGGAGGAGAAAGCCCTGGCGGGAGACAAGGCGAACTTGGTGGCGGTACTGGGCGGCGGCCCCGGTGGGCTGGTGCTGGCGGGTCA
Above is a window of Gammaproteobacteria bacterium DNA encoding:
- a CDS encoding cupin domain-containing protein; protein product: MRETVTRGSANSEYWFHEGCHILEFSNRPEDPAVSITRARVAPGGTTRWHRLHGITERYLVLEGAGLVEVGEGLREAVGPGDTVHIPPLVRQRITNTGDTDLVFLAICTPRFEETAYEAL